Proteins found in one Aquibium microcysteis genomic segment:
- a CDS encoding DUF922 domain-containing protein, which yields MYRLGAAVAAVLSFLLFVAWPAQAKTRITEKTEYYEISGRTGMELLLDMNRRGPRQGFLTKAIAQTRYETRPDGKFVHEKGVCRIKGGGVTMKITYVYPKPRGTLDKDLGRRWKLFQADNVRHEQTHGRIARELASEVDAYVRGFAVKDGPSCWKALSRFERELQAYYTRNKKKQAAFDLKEHRDGGPVDKSIRILVGKR from the coding sequence ATGTATCGGCTGGGAGCCGCAGTCGCCGCAGTGCTGTCTTTCCTCCTGTTCGTTGCATGGCCCGCCCAGGCCAAGACCCGCATCACCGAGAAGACCGAGTATTACGAAATCTCCGGCAGGACGGGCATGGAGCTTCTTCTGGACATGAACCGGCGCGGCCCGCGCCAGGGCTTCCTGACGAAGGCCATCGCACAGACGCGCTACGAGACCCGGCCGGACGGCAAGTTCGTGCACGAGAAGGGTGTGTGCAGGATCAAGGGCGGCGGCGTCACCATGAAGATCACCTACGTCTACCCGAAGCCAAGAGGGACGCTCGACAAGGATCTCGGCCGGCGCTGGAAGCTCTTTCAGGCCGACAACGTCCGTCACGAGCAGACCCACGGCCGGATCGCCCGGGAACTCGCCAGCGAGGTCGATGCCTACGTTCGCGGCTTCGCCGTCAAGGATGGCCCTTCCTGCTGGAAGGCGCTGTCGCGCTTCGAGCGCGAGCTCCAGGCGTACTACACGCGAAACAAGAAGAAGCAGGCCGCATTCGACCTGAAGGAACATCGCGACGGGGGGCCGGTCGACAAGAGCATCCGCATCCTGGTCGGCAAGCGCTAG
- a CDS encoding endonuclease/exonuclease/phosphatase family protein → MLRFRVLAASGPVKTAALLLALAISLPLVAGLLGRLHPAFDAFSHFRAHLAVLLAMACLLLLATRQWLHGAAGLLLAIGAFATTSSLAPFHGATPAAASDVAGPRYRLLQLNMRYDHPDPARVLSLIGRTRPDVVTLNEASPAWRQSLQAISAAYPHRLDCPDERSVGSVLILSRRPFLDMGVCGLGGRFGLVTVDFGGHAVEIASLHLLWPWPFAQPRQIRELLPTLGALSDTALLAGDLNAADWSASVRTIAAAGGFTAVPRLGPTWLVRSAPDALRRWLGLPIDHVLAKPGVLLVDARRLEGVGSDHLPVLVEFTLRPEQPPGTVAVAGLASPRRPHAARTTSAGMPERP, encoded by the coding sequence ATGCTCCGCTTCCGTGTCCTCGCCGCCTCCGGCCCCGTCAAGACAGCCGCCCTGCTCCTGGCGCTGGCGATCTCGCTGCCGCTGGTCGCCGGCCTGCTCGGCCGGCTGCATCCGGCGTTCGACGCCTTCTCCCATTTCCGCGCGCATCTCGCGGTGCTGCTGGCGATGGCCTGCCTGCTTCTCCTGGCGACGCGGCAATGGCTGCACGGTGCGGCCGGACTGCTGCTCGCGATCGGTGCCTTCGCCACGACGTCGAGTCTCGCGCCCTTTCATGGCGCCACGCCGGCTGCCGCGAGCGATGTCGCCGGCCCGCGCTACCGGCTGCTGCAGCTCAACATGCGCTACGACCATCCCGATCCCGCGCGCGTGCTGTCGCTGATCGGGCGCACGCGGCCGGACGTGGTGACGCTGAACGAGGCCTCGCCGGCCTGGCGGCAGAGCCTGCAGGCGATCTCGGCGGCCTACCCGCACCGGCTCGACTGCCCCGACGAGCGGTCGGTGGGCAGCGTGCTGATCCTCTCGCGCCGCCCCTTCCTCGACATGGGCGTCTGCGGCCTCGGCGGGCGCTTCGGCCTCGTCACGGTGGATTTCGGCGGCCACGCCGTGGAGATCGCCAGCCTCCACCTCCTCTGGCCCTGGCCCTTCGCACAGCCCCGGCAGATCCGCGAGCTCCTGCCCACTCTCGGCGCGCTCAGCGACACTGCGCTCCTCGCCGGCGATCTCAACGCGGCCGACTGGAGCGCGTCGGTGCGGACGATCGCGGCCGCCGGCGGTTTCACGGCGGTGCCGCGTCTCGGGCCGACCTGGCTCGTGCGGTCGGCCCCCGACGCGCTGCGGCGCTGGCTCGGACTGCCGATCGATCACGTGCTGGCCAAGCCCGGGGTGCTGCTGGTCGACGCACGGCGCCTGGAGGGCGTCGGCTCCGACCACCTGCCGGTTCTCGTCGAGTTCACGCTGCGGCCGGAGCAGCCGCCCGGCACCGTCGCCGTCGCGGGGCTCGCCTCTCCGCGCCGACCGCATGCCGCCCGGACGACGTCGGCAGGGATGCCCGAGCGCCCCTAG
- a CDS encoding AMP nucleosidase, which yields MEKRIYPRAIATIDRPEPYARQSFTTAEEAVAALKTLYDRNTTFLREAFNGLSSSGAPDRRFRACYPEVSVTVASYDPVDTRLAYGHMPSPGHYATTITRPDLFESYLTEQFRHIIRNHGVPITVGESETPIPVHFAFLEGTHVEASVADRIKRPLRDIFDVPDLNGTDDHIANGTYEPAPGEPSPLAPFTAQRIDYSLHRLSHYTATSPSHFQNFVLFTNYQFYIDEFVALARGMMARGGEGYASFVEPGNIVTLPGEPEENPVAIARMPQMPAYHLTRPDHGGITMVNIGVGPSNAKTITDHIAVLRPHAWLMLGHCAGLRNTQALGDYVLAHAYVREDHVLDDDLPVWVPIPALAEVQVALQEAVAEVTGLSGYDLKRIMRTGTVATIDNRNWELRDQRGPVQRLSQSRAIALDMESATIAANGFRFRVPYGTLLCVSDKPLHGELKLPGMATDFYKRQVAQHLIIGMKAMERLAAMPVERLHSRKLRSFSETAFQ from the coding sequence ATGGAAAAGCGAATCTACCCACGAGCCATCGCCACGATCGACCGGCCGGAGCCCTATGCCCGCCAGAGCTTCACGACCGCCGAAGAGGCCGTCGCCGCACTGAAGACGCTCTACGACCGCAACACCACCTTCCTGCGCGAGGCCTTCAACGGCCTGTCGAGTTCGGGCGCACCGGACCGGCGCTTCAGGGCCTGCTATCCCGAGGTCAGCGTCACGGTGGCGAGCTACGATCCGGTCGACACCCGCCTGGCCTACGGCCATATGCCCTCGCCCGGCCACTACGCGACGACCATCACCCGGCCCGACCTGTTCGAGAGCTACCTCACCGAACAGTTCAGGCACATCATCCGCAATCACGGCGTGCCGATCACCGTGGGCGAATCGGAGACGCCGATCCCCGTCCACTTCGCCTTCCTCGAAGGCACCCACGTGGAGGCCTCCGTCGCCGACCGCATCAAGCGGCCGCTGCGCGACATCTTCGACGTGCCGGATCTCAACGGCACCGACGACCACATCGCCAACGGCACTTACGAACCGGCACCCGGAGAGCCGTCGCCGCTGGCGCCGTTCACCGCACAGCGCATCGACTATTCGCTGCACCGGCTTTCGCACTACACGGCGACGAGCCCGTCGCATTTCCAGAACTTCGTGCTGTTCACCAACTACCAGTTCTACATCGACGAGTTCGTGGCGCTGGCGCGGGGCATGATGGCGCGCGGCGGCGAGGGCTATGCGAGCTTCGTGGAGCCCGGCAACATCGTCACCCTGCCCGGCGAGCCGGAGGAGAACCCGGTCGCGATTGCCCGCATGCCGCAGATGCCGGCCTATCACCTGACGCGGCCCGACCACGGCGGCATCACGATGGTCAACATCGGCGTCGGCCCGTCCAACGCCAAGACCATCACCGACCACATCGCGGTGCTGAGGCCCCATGCCTGGCTGATGCTCGGCCATTGCGCGGGCCTGCGCAACACCCAGGCGCTGGGCGACTACGTGCTGGCGCACGCCTATGTGCGCGAGGACCACGTTCTCGACGACGACCTTCCGGTGTGGGTGCCGATCCCGGCGCTGGCCGAGGTGCAGGTGGCGCTGCAGGAGGCGGTGGCGGAGGTGACCGGGCTGTCCGGCTACGACCTGAAGCGCATCATGCGCACCGGCACCGTCGCCACGATCGACAACCGCAACTGGGAGCTGCGCGACCAGCGCGGCCCGGTGCAGCGGCTGTCGCAGTCGCGCGCCATCGCCCTCGACATGGAGTCGGCGACCATCGCGGCCAACGGCTTCCGCTTCCGCGTGCCCTACGGCACGCTGCTGTGCGTGTCCGACAAGCCGCTGCACGGGGAACTGAAGCTGCCCGGCATGGCGACCGACTTCTACAAGCGCCAGGTCGCCCAGCACCTGATCATCGGCATGAAGGCGATGGAGCGGCTGGCCGCCATGCCGGTCGAACGGCTGCATTCGCGCAAGCTGCGCAGCTTCTCGGAGACGGCGTTCCAGTAG
- a CDS encoding glutathione S-transferase family protein, translating into MATQTTPIDLYYWPTPNGWKITIMLEELGVPYEVKFVNIGKGEQFEPSFLAIAPNNRMPAIVDPEGPGGEPISVFESGAILQYLGRKFGRFYPADERARVAVDEWLFWQMGGLGPMAGQTHHFRQYAPEKVPYAIDRYTNEVNRLYGVMNRRLADRDFLAGDYSIADMACVGWVKPYKNQGQEIDDFPNLKRWFETVMARPAVERGMAIGQEHRRNLADDKEAQKILFGQKARA; encoded by the coding sequence ATGGCCACCCAGACCACACCGATCGATCTCTACTACTGGCCGACGCCGAACGGCTGGAAGATCACCATCATGCTCGAGGAACTCGGCGTTCCCTACGAGGTAAAGTTCGTCAACATCGGCAAGGGCGAGCAGTTCGAGCCATCCTTCCTGGCGATCGCGCCCAACAACCGCATGCCGGCCATCGTCGATCCGGAGGGCCCGGGTGGCGAACCCATCTCGGTCTTCGAGTCGGGCGCCATCCTGCAATATCTGGGCCGCAAGTTCGGCCGCTTCTATCCGGCCGACGAGCGCGCCCGCGTGGCGGTGGACGAGTGGCTGTTCTGGCAGATGGGCGGGCTCGGGCCGATGGCCGGGCAGACGCACCACTTCCGCCAGTACGCGCCGGAAAAGGTGCCCTACGCGATCGACCGCTACACCAACGAGGTGAACCGGCTCTACGGCGTCATGAACCGGCGGCTCGCCGACCGCGACTTCCTCGCCGGCGACTATTCGATCGCCGACATGGCCTGCGTGGGCTGGGTGAAGCCCTACAAGAACCAGGGGCAGGAGATCGACGACTTCCCGAACCTCAAGCGCTGGTTCGAGACGGTGATGGCGCGGCCCGCCGTCGAGCGGGGCATGGCCATCGGCCAGGAGCACCGCCGCAACCTCGCCGACGACAAGGAAGCGCAGAAGATCCTGTTCGGCCAGAAGGCCCGCGCCTGA
- a CDS encoding DUF2147 domain-containing protein: MKRIFALTAAAVLVSAGAAFADPIEGNWKTASGETAVIAPCGEAFCIKLKTGKFAGKQIGKMSLNGANAYKGSITDPTEDKTYSGTGKLSGASLTMKGCVAAIFCKSQTWSKL, translated from the coding sequence ATGAAGCGCATTTTCGCACTGACCGCAGCGGCGGTGCTCGTGTCGGCCGGAGCGGCATTCGCCGACCCGATCGAAGGCAACTGGAAGACCGCGTCCGGCGAGACGGCCGTGATCGCCCCCTGTGGAGAGGCCTTCTGCATCAAGCTGAAGACGGGCAAATTTGCCGGCAAGCAGATCGGCAAGATGAGCCTGAACGGCGCCAACGCCTACAAGGGCTCGATCACCGATCCGACCGAGGACAAGACCTACAGCGGCACCGGAAAGCTGTCCGGCGCATCGCTGACGATGAAGGGCTGCGTGGCGGCGATCTTCTGCAAGTCGCAGACCTGGTCGAAGCTGTAG
- a CDS encoding sel1 repeat family protein: MARFEMLDAGFGDIGNNAQADILFELGMMYATGRDCEVDMVAAHKWFNIAAIKGSDRAARLRGEVAASMSKLEIARALREAREWMTMH; encoded by the coding sequence ATGGCACGCTTCGAAATGCTCGACGCCGGTTTCGGCGACATCGGAAACAACGCCCAGGCCGACATTCTCTTCGAACTCGGCATGATGTACGCCACCGGCCGCGACTGCGAAGTCGACATGGTCGCCGCGCACAAATGGTTCAACATCGCCGCGATCAAGGGCTCCGACCGTGCGGCCCGGCTGCGCGGAGAGGTGGCCGCCTCGATGAGCAAGCTGGAGATCGCCCGGGCGCTCCGCGAGGCCCGCGAGTGGATGACGATGCACTGA
- a CDS encoding acetyl/propionyl/methylcrotonyl-CoA carboxylase subunit alpha: protein MFSKILIANRGEIACRVIRTARRMGVRTVAVFSDADAASLHVAMADEAVHIGASPVGESYLRADRIVAAALASGAQAIHPGYGFLSENPGFVDAVTAAGLVFIGPSADSIRAMGLKDAAKRLMEKAGVPVVPGYHGEGQALVLLAGKANEIGYPVLIKARAGGGGKGMRRVDRPEDFPDALSGARREAKAAFGDDAVLIEKYVEKPRHIEVQVFGDSFGNAVHLFERDCSAQRRHQKVIEEAPAPGMTGAMRTAMTNAAVKAARAIGYSGAGTIEFIVDASQGLRPDRFWFMEMNTRLQVEHPVTEMVTGVDLVEWQLRVAAGEPLPLSQEEIRLDGHAFEARIYAEDAARGFLPATGTLHHLAFPARAPEGAGMRIETGVRQGDAISPFYDPMIAKLVVKAASRPAALTALTQALEETEVAGSTVNIPFLVKLAGDPEFSAGDVDTGLIGRSQEALTALPGPSRHVAALAALAASGAQCPAGATDPWDALAGYTHFHPLGKRVTLKRGEEALAARITARRDGRHAVAFDDGETLVLDEAHVAAARTARWPGHVTVFEGPVGHGFSIADPFEAAEDAAAGGDALRAPMPGLVKVVRAAAGDTVRRGQALLVLEAMKMEHTIAAPHDGVIDAIATEGAQVSEGTVLVRFREG, encoded by the coding sequence ATGTTTTCCAAGATCCTGATCGCAAACCGCGGCGAGATCGCCTGCCGCGTCATCCGCACGGCGCGGCGCATGGGGGTGAGGACGGTCGCGGTCTTTTCCGATGCCGACGCGGCGTCACTGCACGTGGCGATGGCCGACGAGGCGGTGCACATCGGCGCCTCGCCGGTGGGCGAGAGCTATCTCAGGGCCGACCGCATCGTCGCGGCGGCGCTGGCGAGCGGGGCGCAGGCGATCCATCCCGGCTACGGCTTCCTGTCGGAGAACCCCGGCTTCGTCGACGCGGTGACGGCCGCCGGCCTCGTCTTCATCGGCCCCTCGGCCGATTCGATCCGCGCCATGGGCCTGAAGGACGCGGCCAAGCGGCTGATGGAGAAGGCCGGGGTGCCGGTGGTGCCGGGCTATCACGGCGAGGGCCAGGCGCTGGTGCTGCTCGCCGGCAAGGCTAACGAGATCGGCTATCCCGTGCTGATCAAGGCGCGGGCCGGCGGCGGGGGCAAGGGCATGCGCCGGGTGGACCGCCCGGAGGATTTTCCGGATGCGCTGAGCGGCGCGCGGCGCGAGGCGAAGGCCGCTTTCGGCGACGACGCGGTGCTGATCGAGAAATATGTCGAGAAGCCGCGCCACATCGAGGTGCAGGTGTTCGGCGACAGTTTCGGCAACGCCGTGCATCTCTTCGAGCGCGACTGCTCCGCACAGCGCCGGCATCAGAAGGTGATCGAGGAGGCCCCTGCCCCCGGCATGACCGGCGCCATGCGGACGGCGATGACCAATGCCGCCGTGAAGGCGGCGCGCGCCATCGGCTATTCGGGCGCCGGCACGATCGAGTTCATCGTCGACGCCTCGCAGGGGCTCAGGCCCGACCGGTTCTGGTTCATGGAGATGAACACGCGGCTGCAGGTCGAGCATCCGGTGACGGAGATGGTGACCGGCGTCGACCTCGTGGAATGGCAGTTGCGGGTGGCCGCCGGCGAGCCGCTGCCGCTTTCGCAGGAGGAGATCCGGCTCGACGGCCACGCCTTCGAGGCGCGCATCTATGCCGAGGACGCCGCGCGCGGCTTCCTGCCGGCGACCGGCACGCTGCACCACCTCGCCTTCCCCGCCCGCGCACCCGAAGGCGCCGGCATGCGCATCGAGACCGGCGTGCGCCAGGGCGACGCCATATCGCCCTTCTACGATCCGATGATCGCCAAGCTGGTGGTGAAGGCAGCCTCGCGTCCCGCCGCTCTGACGGCACTGACGCAGGCGCTCGAAGAGACCGAAGTGGCGGGCTCGACCGTCAACATCCCCTTCCTGGTGAAGCTGGCAGGCGACCCCGAATTCTCTGCCGGCGACGTCGACACGGGGCTGATCGGCCGCAGCCAGGAGGCGCTGACGGCACTGCCCGGCCCCTCGCGGCACGTGGCCGCGCTCGCCGCGCTGGCGGCTTCGGGCGCGCAGTGCCCCGCCGGTGCAACCGACCCGTGGGACGCGCTGGCCGGCTACACCCATTTCCATCCGCTCGGCAAGCGGGTGACGCTGAAACGCGGCGAGGAGGCTCTCGCCGCCCGCATCACCGCGCGCCGCGACGGCCGCCATGCGGTCGCTTTCGACGATGGCGAGACGCTGGTGCTCGACGAGGCCCACGTCGCGGCCGCACGGACCGCGCGCTGGCCGGGCCACGTGACGGTGTTCGAGGGTCCCGTCGGCCACGGATTCTCGATCGCCGATCCGTTCGAGGCGGCGGAGGACGCGGCAGCCGGCGGCGACGCTCTGCGCGCGCCGATGCCGGGGCTGGTCAAGGTCGTGCGCGCCGCGGCCGGCGACACGGTGCGTCGCGGCCAGGCGCTGCTGGTGCTCGAAGCCATGAAGATGGAGCACACCATCGCCGCCCCGCACGACGGCGTCATCGACGCCATCGCCACCGAGGGGGCGCAGGTGAGCGAGGGTACGGTGCTGGTGCGGTTCAGGGAGGGGTGA